Proteins co-encoded in one Arachis hypogaea cultivar Tifrunner chromosome 13, arahy.Tifrunner.gnm2.J5K5, whole genome shotgun sequence genomic window:
- the LOC112792564 gene encoding putative ABC transporter C family member 15 isoform X3: MAIVDTLLVTANVAFFYAILIWLLLHTLRQSKLQRAVFLQQGPKFFSIITLLFNFILTLLTIAFAVHEYRTNKIVRYSSVTFALTWVMASLVSFYSMKKTTRDNKRFPFVLVLWWVWASIIEAISVSIGLMKNNFEYLDFWNFLSEDDNIVGVVSLPMLLLLLCLSFCAREEQHNTDMEQLLVHPGEEEEEDDDDEDGENFTTAGIWSQLTFRWLNPIFRKGRVQKLELAHIPDVPHSETAENASSLLEESLRKQKLEGASLAKAITSSVWKSLALNAVFAGVNTIASYMGPLLITYFVNFLVDDNSNSSIQCGLILAFIFFLSKTLESLSQRQWYFGAQRIGIRVRAALMTLIYSKSLMIKCAGPTHGKIINLVNVDVERIGDFCWYIHGVWLLPVQVILALVILYINLGFLPSISALAVTILVMVCNTPLANMQEKLHSKIMEAKDTRIKMTSETMKNIRILKLHSWESTFLQKLLQLRDTEKSWLQKYLYTCSAVATLFWTSPTLVSVVTFGICILVNTELTAATVLSALATFRILQEPIYNLPELISMIAQTKVSLDRIQELINEEDQNQFMNKHSSKDSSIVIEIKPSEYAWETSDGTNKKPTIQITENLKIKKGQKVAVCGSVGSGKSSLLCCMLGEIPLVSGTLIKVYGTRSYVPQSPWIQSGTVRENILFGKEMNKDFYESVLDGCALHQDINMWGDGDLNIVEERGINLSGGQKQRIQLARAVYNDSDIYFLDDPFSAVDAHTGTHLFKKCLMQLLSEKTVVYATHQLEFLEAADLILVMKDGKIVESGRYKELIACPNCEFVRQMAAHEKTINQINPWHEENSISCRPLQKNQIEVAEENLQESISNWKRNKEEEAETGRVKWSVYSTFVTSAYRGSLVPVILLCQILFQVMQMGSNYWISWAAEQTGRVTKGMLMGTFVLLSGGSSIFILGRTVLMAVVAVETAQRLFHGMITSVFRAPVSFFDTTPSSRILSRSSTDQSTIDTDIPYRLAGLVFALIQLLSIIMLMSQVAWQVILVFLVVFAISIWYQAYYITTARELARMVGIRKAPILHHFSESIAGAATIRCFNQEQIFMTKIKDLVDEYSRVAFHNYATMEWLSVRINFLFNLVFYFVLIILVTLPRSAIDPSLAGLVATYGLNLNVLQAWVIWNLCNVENKMISVERILQFSSIPSEAPLIIQDCRPEPEWPMEGKIELQNIHIQYDPAGPMVLKGVTCTFPGRKKIGVVGRTGSGKSTLVQALFRVVEPLEGKILIDGVHISKIGLQDLRSKLGIIPQDPTLFLGTVRTNLDPLEQHADKELWEVLKKCHLAEIVRQDPRLLDAPVAENGENWSVGQRQLVCLARLLLKKRRILVLDEATASIDTATDNLIQKTIREETSECTVITVAHRIPTVIDNDLVLVLDEGTIAEYDEPDQLLQNNTSSFSKLVSEFLRRSSPK; this comes from the exons ATGGCCATTGTGGATACTCTGCTTGTAACAGCCAATGTGGCATTCTTCTATGCAATTCTGATATGGCTGCTTCTTCACACTTTGAGACAAAGCAAGCTTCAACGTGCTGTGTTTCTCCAACAAGGACCAAAATTCTTCTCCATTATCACTCTCCTATTCAATTTCATTCTTACCCTTTTAACTATAGCTTTTGCAGTTCATGAATATAGGACTAATAAAATAGTGAGATATAGTTCTGTTACATTTGCTCTAACATGGGTTATGGCAAGCTTGGTTTCATTCTATTCAATGAAGAAGACAACAAGAGATAACAAAAGATTCCCTTTTGTTCTGGTTCTCTGGTGGGTCTGGGCCAGTATCATAGAGGCAATCTCAGTTTCTATTGGACTAATGAAGAACAACTTTGAATACTTGGACTTCTGGAATTTCTTGTCAGAGGATGATAACATAGTTGGTGTGGTTTCCTTGCCTATGTTGTTGTTGCTTTTGTGTTTGAGTTTTTGTGCAAGAGAAGAACAACACAACACTGACATGGAACAGCTCTTGGTTCACcctggagaagaagaagaagaagatgatgatgatgaagatggagAGAACTTCACAACTGCAGGCATTTGGAGCCAACTCACATTTCGATGGCTGAATCCCATTTTTAGAAAGGGTCGAGTTCAGAAGCTTGAGCTTGCTCACATTCCTGATGTTCCTCATTCTGAAACTGCAGAAAATGCTTCTTCCTTATTGGAAGAATCGCTTCGCAAACAGAAACTTGAAGGGGCTTCCTTGGCTAAAGCTATAACCAGTTCTGTGTGGAAGTCCTTGGCTTTAAATGCAGTTTTTGCCG GGGTTAATACAATTGCATCTTATATGGGTCCATTGTTGATTACATACTTTGTCAATTTCTTGGTGGATGATAATTCCAATTCAAGCATCCAATGCGGCctcattcttgcattcatattcTTCCTCTCAAAGACATTGGAGTCACTGAGCCAAAGACAATGGTACTTTGGTGCTCAGAGAATTGGAATTCGAGTGCGCGCGGCTCTTATGACTCTAATTTACAGCAAGTCTTTAATGATCAAGTGTGCAGGGCCAACCCATGGAAAAATCATAAACTTGGTGAATGTGGATGTTGAAAGAATTGGGGATTTCTGCTGGTACATTCATGGAGTTTGGTTGCTTCCAGTTCAGGTTATTTTGGCCTTAGTGATATTGTACATAAACTTGGGATTCTTGCCTTCAATTTCTGCACTTGCTGTCACCATTTTGGTTATGGTGTGTAACACACCTTTGGCCAATATGCAAGAAAAGTTACACTCCAAGATCATGGAAGCTAAGGATACAAGAATCAAGATGACTTCAGAGACAATGAAGAACATAAGGATACTGAAATTGCATTCATGGGAATCTACATTCTTACAGAAACTCCTCCAATTGAGAGACACTGAGAAGAGTTGGCTGCAGAAGTACCTCTACACTTGCTCAGCAGTAGCAACTCTTTTCTGGACTTCTCCAACTTTGGTTTCTGTTGTTACTTTCGGCATCTGCATACTGGTGAACACAGAACTGACTGCGGCTACTGTCCTCTCGGCCTTGGCAACTTTTCGGATTCTGCAGGAACCAATCTACAATCTTCCTGAGCTGATTTCCATGATAGCTCAAACAAAAGTCTCTCTTGATCGAATCCAAGAGTTGATCAATGAAGAGGATCAGAACCAGTTTATGAACAAGCACTCTTCGAAAGATTCATCAATTGTTATTGAAATCAAGCCAAGTGAATATGCATGGGAAACAAGTGATGGAACCAACAAGAAACCAACAATTCAAATCACAGAAAACTTGAAGATAAAGAAAGGTCAGAAGGTAGCAGTTTGTGGTTCAGTGGGGTCTGGAAAATCAAGCTTACTTTGTTGTATGCTTGGTGAGATTCCATTGGTTTCCGGGACTTTGATCAAAGTCTATGGAACAAGAAGTTATGTGCCACAGAGTCCCTGGATTCAATCAGGAACAGTAAGAGAAAATATCCTGTTTGGAAAGGAAATGAACAAGGACTTCTATGAAAGTGTTTTGGATGGCTGTGCTTTGCATCAAGATATCAACATGTGGGGTGATGGAGATTTGAatattgtggaggagaggggcaTAAACTTAAGTGGAGGCCAGAAACAACGGATTCAACTCGCAAGAGCTGTTTACAATGATTCAGATATTTACTTCCTTGATGATCCTTTCAGTGCAGTTGATGCTCATACTGGAACTCATTTATTTAAA AAATGCCTTATGCAACTTTTGTCTGAGAAGACAGTTGTTTATGCTACTCATCAACTAGAATTTTTGGAAGCTGCAGATTTAATTCTG GTAATGAAAGATGGAAAAATAGTGGAGTCAGGAAGGTATAAAGAACTCATAGCATGTCCCAACTGTGAATTTGTTCGACAAATGGCTGCTCATGAAAAAACAATAAACCAAATAAATCCATGGCATGAAGAGAACTCTATTAGCTGCAGGCCCCTTCAAAAGAATCAAATTGAAGTTGCTGAAGAGAATCTTCAAGAAAGCATAAGCAATTGGaagagaaacaaagaagaagaagcagagaccGGTCGAGTGAAATGGAGTGTTTACTCAACCTTTGTCACATCTGCATATAGAGGATCACTTGTTCCGGTCATTCTTCTCTGCCAGATTCTGTTTCAAGTGATGCAAATGGGAAGCAATTATTGGATTTCTTGGGCTGCAGAACAAACTGGGAGGGTAACCAAAGGGATGCTTATGGGAACATTTGTTCTTCTTTCTGGTGGAAGCTCTATCTTTATACTTGGAAGGACTGTTTTGATGGCAGTGGTGGCTGTTGAGACAGCTCAGCGTCTTTTTCATGGAATGATTACATCTGTTTTCAGAGCACCTGTTTCATTTTTTGATACCACACCTTCAAGCAGAATCCTCAGTAGG TCATCAACAGATCAAAGTACAATTGACACAGACATACCATACAGATTAGCAGGGCTAGTGTTTGCACTAATTCAGTTGTTGAGTATTATCATGCTAATGTCGCAGGTCGCGTGGCAAGTCATCCTTGTGTTTCTTGTGGTGTTTGCTATCTCCATATGGTATCAG GCTTATTACATTACTACTGCCAGGGAATTAGCCAGGATGGTAGGGATCAGAAAGGCCCCAATCTTGCATCATTTCTCAGAATCTATTGCTGGGGCCGCCACGATTCGTTGTTTCAATCAAGAACAAATATTCATGACCAAAATCAAGGATCTTGTTGATGAATACTCTAGAGTAGCCTTTCATAATTATGCCACCATGGAATGGTTGTCAGTCCGGATCAATTTTCTCTTCAATCTAGTCTTCTACTTTGTTCTCATCATCTTGGTTACTCTGCCAAGGTCTGCCATTGATCCCA GCTTGGCAGGTCTGGTAGCTACTTATGGTTTGAACTTGAATGTACTTCAGGCTTGGGTCATATGGAACCTTTGCAATGTTGAGAACAAGATGATATCTGTTGAGAGAATATTGCAATTCTCTAGCATACCAAGTGAAGCACCACTGATAATCCAAGATTGTAGGCCTGAACCAGAGTGGCCTATGGAAGGGAAAATTGAGCTTCAGAATATTCATATTCAGTATGATCCGGCTGGTCCTATGGTTCTCAAAGGTGTCACTTGCACATTCCCGGGGCGAAAGAAGATCGGAGTAGTAGGGAGGACAGGGAGTGGAAAATCAACTCTGGTGCAAGCCCTTTTTCGAGTGGTGGAGCCTTTGGAAGGAAAGATACTAATAGATGGAGTACATATTTCCAAGATTGGTCTGCAGGATTTAAGATCTAAGCTTGGTATAATTCCTCAAGACCCAACCTTGTTTCTAGGCACTGTTAGGACTAACTTGGATCCTCTAGAACAACATGCGGATAAAGAACTCTGGGAG GTTCTCAAGAAGTGCCATCTTGCTGAAATTGTAAGGCAGGATCCAAGACTTCTTGATGCACCAG TGGCTGAGAATGGAGAAAATTGGAGCGTTGGACAAAGGCAACTCGTTTGTCTTGCTAGGCTGctattgaagaagagaaggattttGGTTCTAGATGAGGCAACAGCATCTATTGACACTGCAACTGACAATTTAATTCAAAAGACTATTAGAGAAGAAACTAGTGAATGCACAGTGATTACTGTAGCACATAGAATCCCTACAGTTATTGATAATGACTTGGTTTTGGTCCTTGATGAAG GGACAATTGCAGAGTATGATGAACCAGATCAGTTGCTGCAGAACAATACTTCATCTTTCTCAAAGTTGGTTTCAGAATTTTTGAGGAGATCATCCCCCAAGTAG